The DNA region GAACCTGCTCTAGAGGTGATATCTACGTAGGTAAGAACAAATATGGCCTAGGCAAAGTTGTTCCCAGACATGAAGCCTTTTTCCTGCCTTGGGAGGGCAAGGAGTATTGGTACAAGAAGTATGACGTGCTCACCATTAACAGAGACACATATAACCAGCAAATCTCCCATGTGAAGTACGCCATTGATAAGATTGTTCTGCTCAACCATCCTCCGGAGACCATCCAAATGGCTAAGGCCACCAATTACGAGTGTTCCAGCATTGAAAAGACAGTGCTGTTGGAGAAGAGCAGCACTGTGGAGAAGTTCTGGAACATTGGCAGAGAAACGCGCAATGGAACCCACTCAATCATGACCGGGAAAATCCCAATCATCAACCCAGACAATGTGGACTTCACCAAGGAACAGACCGTCAGTTTTTCAAAGGGGACAACGTTGATCGAAACGGTCAGCCACTCCATGTCTGTGCAGGTCCTGGTTCCTCCCAATTACTCCTGCGCAGTTAGGATGGATGCTAGAAGGATGACTGCGGATATTCCATTCACAGCCCGCCTGAGTCGCACATACAGCAATGGAGAAACCCACTGGACCACCGTCACCGGGACGTATGATGGTGTGAAGATTGGAGAGATCAACGCTGTGGTGGAACGTTGCCAGCCCATCCTTGATGCTGAACCCTGCGCTCCTGAAAGTGATTGAGACCACAATGTGAATTAACTTCTTTAAAAATGTGTATTATACCATGCATTGCAATAAATATGATTAGAAGCTTCTATATTTTCCATATGTttaatttttacaatttaaaaatattttattcagttCCACTTCAGAAATGTAAGGTACTATTATGaacatatacactgacatgctataACCAGAAGAGGTCGCTACAGCTCAAAATATTCTGTTTCTCTTCACAACAGGGTTGCTTTGTAAAATACATTAGTAGGTATGACTAAAGCATAACTAATACATTTACTTTTCCTGGgccaagatttaaaaaataaaatgtcaatATTCTTAAAAATTTTAGCAATTCTCAATTACGGTTTCATTTTTTCTTACATTACTGAAAAAAGACAAGGAACAAACCATATGAAATTAATTTAGTATTGTTTTAAGAATAGAAAGCAGCTTCCTTTAAACTTACAAACAGCTTTTATACTGAACTTATTCCTGGCAGTTTCTGTATGTATTCTGTtagatttatttaattaatatgatTACCCTTCCAGTCTAAATTTTAATTAAGAACAGCTCTTGAATGGcatagtttatatttattttcacatggttcaaccagcttaaccagcttaAGATGACCAGGttgattttattttagaatttatgATGGATGCATCTAAACTGAAACGATAAAAATCTGAGGAGGTGAAATGGAAAAACATTAACTGAAAATCAGCATATATGTTTCAAGCATAA from Astyanax mexicanus isolate ESR-SI-001 chromosome 22, AstMex3_surface, whole genome shotgun sequence includes:
- the LOC111191763 gene encoding natterin-3 isoform X2; translation: MGAAFPFMLVVLQLVVPPMLSIPAPNLSANKIRLNPDLGEMVPPLDAQSPLIPPDTTPDITTEEEQPSPFMFEDNVSLKWVTWNGSLPNGAVNIYNGYTKRTDYICKYNCEAGFYTPSKGPYCYYPYADSEYPASKFEVLVNEDYFEFLEWRSGSYGSVPPNSVRTCSRGDIYVGKNKYGLGKVVPRHEAFFLPWEGKEYWYKKYDVLTINRDTYNQQISHVKYAIDKIVLLNHPPETIQMAKATNYECSSIEKTVLLEKSSTVEKFWNIGRETRNGTHSIMTGKIPIINPDNVDFTKEQTVSFSKGTTLIETVSHSMSVQVLVPPNYSCAVRMDARRMTADIPFTARLSRTYSNGETHWTTVTGTYDGVKIGEINAVVERCQPILDAEPCAPESD
- the LOC111191763 gene encoding natterin-3 isoform X1, whose amino-acid sequence is MMRSAVYCCLLRAIIIIRALCLLLKSALEKEPNKMGAAFPFMLVVLQLVVPPMLSIPAPNLSANKIRLNPDLGEMVPPLDAQSPLIPPDTTPDITTEEEQPSPFMFEDNVSLKWVTWNGSLPNGAVNIYNGYTKRTDYICKYNCEAGFYTPSKGPYCYYPYADSEYPASKFEVLVNEDYFEFLEWRSGSYGSVPPNSVRTCSRGDIYVGKNKYGLGKVVPRHEAFFLPWEGKEYWYKKYDVLTINRDTYNQQISHVKYAIDKIVLLNHPPETIQMAKATNYECSSIEKTVLLEKSSTVEKFWNIGRETRNGTHSIMTGKIPIINPDNVDFTKEQTVSFSKGTTLIETVSHSMSVQVLVPPNYSCAVRMDARRMTADIPFTARLSRTYSNGETHWTTVTGTYDGVKIGEINAVVERCQPILDAEPCAPESD